A genomic stretch from Kribbella amoyensis includes:
- a CDS encoding META domain-containing protein has product MSKTDLEDDLRATLDRAAASVPLAPDLAERAATGAHRARRRTFAVCGAAVAGVAVIAAAGFALRDGGPTPLPPSAAGPTVAAGTPTTGPSVQQVTGTWRATKLDGFTALKTNRPENPVLTFNPNGTWVGSDGCNGISGTFSIGQRGEFTAKVDGQRLIECANVPHTAALQVTKRVEVDAKTLRLYAADGREVANYARTG; this is encoded by the coding sequence GTGAGCAAGACTGACCTGGAGGACGACCTGCGCGCGACGCTGGACCGCGCCGCCGCCTCCGTACCCCTGGCGCCCGACCTGGCCGAGCGTGCGGCGACCGGCGCGCACCGGGCCCGGCGCCGGACGTTCGCCGTCTGCGGTGCGGCCGTGGCCGGTGTCGCCGTGATCGCCGCGGCCGGCTTCGCGCTCCGCGACGGCGGTCCCACCCCACTCCCCCCAAGTGCGGCCGGTCCGACCGTGGCCGCCGGAACCCCGACCACCGGGCCGTCGGTCCAGCAGGTGACCGGGACCTGGCGCGCGACGAAGCTGGACGGGTTCACCGCGCTGAAGACGAACCGGCCGGAGAACCCGGTCCTCACCTTCAACCCCAACGGCACCTGGGTCGGCTCGGACGGCTGCAACGGGATCAGCGGCACGTTCAGTATCGGGCAGCGGGGCGAGTTCACCGCCAAGGTGGACGGCCAGCGCCTGATCGAGTGCGCGAACGTCCCGCACACCGCGGCCCTGCAGGTCACTAAGCGTGTCGAGGTGGACGCGAAGACGCTGCGGCTCTACGCGGCCGACGGGCGCGAAGTTGCGAACTACGCTCGCACAGGGTAG
- a CDS encoding S1 family peptidase: MRLSATVPLLAVGSLSLTAIHAAGSSTPSSAPVSVAVCNHAAPSISASSSQRLSQPTSSSDPRPLGQALSEGVTAAVASIEPLDATGRPTSGLPYGLGAGVIGVLGSERSGYKVVLDSSTDEKKYQAAVDRHVPEAGKPMLKVEPSCRSAASIASTWKAVGARGWSADAGRTTFVADLDPATEDVVVEYDKATTSAASVSGLSALQGVSARAGGVARTSRLNDTPKGGHWGGARITSASKNCTAGFSVVRRSTNTRASVTAGHCGGVGTIWRSGTNYYGTTSVRTNYPDYDQSLLTGSSYGPKIWTDGPGDSADTRTVKGGGDPSIGASVCQSGSFSTSLCGITVQSLSAKYCDTDGCTTYVIRATRSGQTAIIGGDSGGPVYSRPSSTTATIRGIAFAGSGCSAGRCTTLYAERYKSISGHLGVTALTG; encoded by the coding sequence GTGCGACTCTCAGCTACCGTCCCGCTGCTCGCCGTCGGCTCCTTGTCACTCACCGCGATCCACGCGGCCGGCTCCAGCACGCCGTCATCGGCGCCCGTTTCCGTTGCTGTGTGCAACCACGCTGCCCCGTCGATCTCGGCCTCCTCGAGCCAGCGGCTGTCCCAGCCGACCAGCTCGTCGGACCCGCGTCCCCTCGGTCAGGCCCTGAGCGAGGGAGTCACGGCCGCCGTCGCCTCGATCGAACCACTGGACGCGACCGGCCGGCCGACGTCGGGCCTGCCGTACGGACTCGGCGCGGGCGTCATCGGCGTCCTCGGGTCCGAGCGCAGCGGGTACAAGGTCGTCCTCGACTCCTCGACCGACGAGAAGAAGTATCAGGCCGCCGTCGACCGGCACGTCCCGGAGGCGGGCAAGCCGATGCTCAAGGTCGAGCCGAGCTGCCGTTCCGCGGCCTCGATCGCGTCCACGTGGAAGGCGGTCGGCGCCCGCGGCTGGTCGGCCGACGCGGGCCGGACGACCTTCGTCGCGGACCTGGACCCGGCCACGGAGGACGTGGTGGTCGAGTACGACAAGGCCACCACCTCGGCGGCCAGCGTGTCCGGATTGTCAGCCCTGCAAGGGGTTTCGGCCCGAGCCGGCGGCGTCGCCCGGACCTCCCGGCTCAACGACACCCCGAAGGGCGGCCACTGGGGCGGCGCCCGGATCACCTCGGCCTCGAAGAACTGCACCGCCGGCTTCTCCGTGGTCCGCCGCTCCACCAACACCCGCGCCTCGGTCACAGCCGGCCACTGCGGCGGCGTCGGTACCATCTGGCGCTCCGGTACGAACTACTACGGCACCACCTCGGTCCGCACCAACTACCCCGACTACGACCAGTCCCTGCTCACCGGCAGCTCGTACGGCCCCAAGATCTGGACCGACGGCCCCGGCGACTCCGCGGACACCCGCACCGTCAAGGGCGGCGGCGACCCGTCGATCGGCGCGTCCGTCTGCCAGTCCGGCTCCTTCAGCACCTCCCTCTGCGGCATCACGGTGCAAAGCCTGAGCGCGAAGTACTGCGACACCGACGGCTGCACCACGTACGTCATCCGAGCCACCCGCAGCGGCCAAACAGCCATCATCGGTGGGGATTCGGGCGGCCCGGTGTACTCCCGGCCCTCGTCCACGACGGCGACCATCCGAGGGATCGCGTTCGCTGGATCCGGATGCTCGGCCGGTAGGTGCACGACGCTGTACGCGGAGAGGTACAAGTCGATCTCAGGCCACCTCGGCGTCACCGCGCTCACGGGCTGA
- a CDS encoding chloride channel protein, with protein MSRETESTPGFVALNRSRGFWTNIGYAALFGVVLAVIALVFLGLVQGGTELWFTLPANPDWFSGHLWWVAVTGAAGVLVGVLRRVLRVPAKLPGTIQELRDERVEPPTVLQAVAVSIVSLVGGASLGPEDALGKLGGGFGSWLSVRRKLDAEATATNTLSGISAAFGGLLSSPILATSLVLEVARPKLARLGDTLIAALVSSTVAFAVYYPIAGSTFVDIYQLPAFEYENWQLAAAVPLGLAAGVLALVHLAVAGLMKRLTAPLAERTILRSTLGGIAFGLIGVALPLTMFTGTDQLKTVIDDGAALGTGLVLAVLFVKMLTFAICESTGFIGGPILVMLFIGGTAGVATHLLIPGIPEGLAFATMFAAILGALIAAPFSLIVLAALTTQIGVLQLAPVAVAVLSSYLAVTGSGALAALMQKGQKPVSTSPQPPQSAP; from the coding sequence GTGAGCAGGGAAACAGAATCAACTCCCGGTTTCGTGGCGCTGAACCGATCCCGCGGGTTCTGGACGAACATCGGCTATGCGGCGCTGTTCGGGGTCGTCCTCGCCGTTATCGCGCTGGTCTTCCTCGGGCTGGTCCAAGGGGGCACGGAGCTCTGGTTCACCCTGCCGGCGAACCCGGACTGGTTCTCCGGCCACCTCTGGTGGGTGGCGGTGACCGGAGCCGCCGGGGTGCTCGTCGGCGTACTGCGGCGCGTGCTCCGGGTCCCGGCCAAGCTGCCCGGCACGATCCAGGAGCTCCGGGACGAGCGGGTCGAGCCGCCGACGGTCCTGCAGGCGGTCGCCGTCTCGATAGTGTCGCTGGTCGGTGGAGCGAGCCTCGGACCCGAGGACGCGCTGGGGAAGCTGGGCGGCGGGTTCGGGAGCTGGCTGTCGGTCCGCCGAAAGCTGGACGCCGAGGCCACCGCGACGAACACGCTCAGCGGAATCTCGGCAGCGTTCGGCGGCCTGTTGTCGTCCCCGATCCTCGCCACCAGCCTGGTACTCGAGGTCGCACGCCCGAAGCTCGCGCGCCTCGGCGACACCCTGATCGCGGCGCTGGTGTCCTCGACGGTGGCGTTCGCGGTCTACTACCCGATCGCGGGAAGCACCTTCGTCGACATCTACCAACTGCCGGCCTTCGAGTACGAGAACTGGCAGCTCGCCGCGGCCGTTCCCCTCGGTCTCGCCGCCGGGGTACTCGCGCTGGTGCATCTCGCGGTGGCCGGACTGATGAAGAGGCTCACCGCTCCGCTGGCCGAGCGGACGATCCTTCGCTCCACCCTCGGCGGGATCGCCTTCGGCCTGATCGGAGTCGCTCTGCCGCTGACGATGTTCACCGGAACCGATCAACTCAAGACCGTGATCGACGACGGAGCGGCACTCGGAACCGGCCTGGTCCTTGCGGTCCTGTTCGTCAAGATGCTGACCTTCGCGATCTGCGAGTCGACCGGCTTCATCGGCGGCCCGATCCTGGTGATGTTGTTCATCGGAGGTACCGCCGGCGTCGCCACCCACCTGCTGATCCCGGGCATCCCCGAAGGGCTCGCGTTCGCCACGATGTTCGCCGCCATCCTCGGCGCGCTCATCGCGGCCCCGTTCTCCCTGATCGTCCTGGCCGCCCTCACGACCCAGATCGGGGTACTCCAACTCGCCCCGGTAGCCGTCGCCGTCCTCTCGTCCTACCTCGCCGTCACCGGCTCCGGCGCGCTGGCGGCCCTGATGCAAAAGGGACAGAAACCGGTCTCGACATCCCCGCAGCCACCCCAGAGCGCCCCCTGA
- a CDS encoding TetR/AcrR family transcriptional regulator, whose protein sequence is MPGGRPRSFDPDTALDRALELFWQQGYEGTSLAELTATMGINKPSLYAVFGNKEQLFAKVLDRYFASPGAFAVDALDEPTIRGVVERLVFGTIELVAGKDTPRGCLTVKSVHACGPDARPVRDDAVRRREIGEAALRRRLEKAPDLPQGTNAATLAQLVHTLTDGIAVQAAAGRTREQLRAVADLALRGLLND, encoded by the coding sequence ATGCCCGGCGGACGCCCGCGGTCGTTCGATCCCGACACGGCGCTCGACCGCGCGCTGGAACTGTTCTGGCAGCAGGGATACGAAGGCACCTCGCTCGCCGAACTCACCGCCACGATGGGCATCAACAAGCCCAGCCTGTACGCGGTCTTCGGCAACAAGGAGCAACTCTTCGCGAAGGTGCTCGACCGCTACTTCGCGAGCCCCGGTGCGTTTGCGGTCGACGCACTCGACGAGCCCACCATCCGCGGCGTCGTCGAACGTCTTGTGTTCGGCACTATCGAACTCGTCGCCGGCAAGGACACCCCGCGCGGCTGTCTCACCGTGAAAAGCGTGCACGCTTGCGGTCCCGACGCCAGGCCTGTCCGTGACGACGCGGTCCGCCGACGCGAGATCGGCGAGGCAGCCTTGCGTCGCCGCCTCGAAAAGGCGCCCGATCTACCCCAAGGAACGAACGCCGCAACCCTGGCTCAGCTCGTCCACACTCTCACCGACGGTATCGCCGTCCAAGCAGCGGCCGGCCGCACCCGCGAACAACTACGAGCAGTCGCCGACCTCGCCCTGCGTGGCCTGCTCAACGACTGA
- a CDS encoding Gfo/Idh/MocA family protein — MIRVGVVGASGWASGTHLPALTHLPQFRVTAVATTNQASADRVAKEYGVPYALSETEALAGHPEVDLVVVAVKAPAHAGVINAALKHGKHVVSEWPLGVDVEQARALVEMAEAAAVQHAVVLQGHHSPDARFVADLVADDRIGRLDVVIMVADGDPFGGATIPAELAWSLEPSGGTSILPIMAGHFLATLERIAGPLAEVRARLPRAGEYVRVAGTGEDVVNHNPRHVLLAGTWPGAPRFLLPSLAETVRAGSDSPSNSWAPRDS; from the coding sequence ATGATCAGAGTCGGCGTCGTCGGAGCCAGCGGTTGGGCGTCGGGTACGCACTTGCCCGCGCTCACCCATCTGCCGCAGTTCCGGGTGACCGCGGTTGCGACCACCAATCAGGCCAGCGCCGACCGCGTGGCCAAGGAGTACGGCGTTCCCTATGCGCTGTCCGAAACCGAGGCGCTGGCCGGCCATCCCGAGGTCGACCTGGTCGTCGTGGCCGTGAAGGCACCGGCGCACGCCGGGGTCATCAACGCTGCCCTCAAGCACGGCAAGCACGTCGTGTCGGAGTGGCCGCTGGGTGTGGATGTCGAGCAGGCTCGCGCCCTGGTGGAGATGGCCGAGGCGGCCGCTGTCCAGCATGCGGTGGTCCTTCAAGGCCATCACTCACCCGACGCACGCTTCGTGGCGGATCTGGTCGCCGACGACCGGATCGGCCGGCTCGACGTGGTGATCATGGTCGCCGACGGCGATCCGTTCGGGGGCGCGACGATCCCAGCCGAACTCGCCTGGTCCCTGGAGCCGTCCGGTGGCACCTCGATTCTGCCGATCATGGCTGGACACTTCCTGGCCACGCTGGAACGTATCGCCGGGCCGCTCGCCGAGGTCCGAGCGCGCCTGCCACGCGCCGGCGAGTACGTGCGGGTCGCGGGCACGGGAGAAGACGTCGTCAACCACAACCCGCGCCACGTGCTTCTCGCGGGCACCTGGCCGGGGGCGCCGAGGTTTCTGTTGCCGTCCTTGGCGGAGACCGTCCGAGCCGGATCGGATTCTCCATCGAACTCGTGGGCGCCAAGGGACAGTTGA
- a CDS encoding SulP family inorganic anion transporter: MLPKNLRNRRYITLFEGIRPYRRAWLRRDVVAGITLAALAIPEVMAYTEIAGMPVITGLYTMLIPVVAFAVFGSSRHLVVGADSATAAVMYAGIAALGMSSVQPASPEWVSLAGLSALLAGGLLWLARVARLGFLADFLSRTVLIGFLAGVGFQVAAGQIGGMLGIPKKRADSAFFSGDLTKLVKTLADVDAASWQTALVSAATLAVLVVFGRWVKVVPAGLAAVVGMIALSWTLEFQAHDIAVLGPVPSGFPSIGLPSGVSWTDAVRLLPTALSMFFVILAQSAATSRAYADKYGDRFEENTDLFGLGLANVTAGFTGTFVVNGSPTKTEMVDEAKSRTQVAQLTTAAVVAIVLLLLTEPLQYLPNAVLSTVVFLIGLKLIAVNSLRKVYALRRDEFWVAVLTTVVVVMVGVEQGIVLAMFLSLVAHVRRHYAPHDTVLTWDERGQMKLTKAAPGRTTEPGLVIYRFGVGIFYANAARLSAEVMSLVTVPDPPRWLVLEADAIDDVDYTGAQTLLELADRLKQRGIVFAVAAANEDVRRQLDHFGLTEKIGADHYFTTALEARDAYRAQ; this comes from the coding sequence ATGTTGCCGAAGAACCTCCGGAACCGCCGGTACATCACGCTGTTCGAGGGAATCCGGCCGTACCGCCGGGCCTGGCTCCGGCGGGACGTGGTCGCCGGGATCACGCTGGCGGCGCTCGCGATCCCGGAGGTGATGGCGTACACGGAGATCGCCGGGATGCCGGTGATCACCGGGTTGTACACGATGCTGATCCCGGTCGTCGCGTTCGCCGTGTTCGGCTCCTCGCGGCACCTGGTGGTCGGGGCCGATTCGGCCACCGCCGCGGTCATGTACGCCGGGATCGCCGCGCTCGGCATGTCGAGTGTGCAGCCGGCCTCACCGGAGTGGGTGAGTCTCGCCGGGCTGAGCGCATTGCTGGCCGGCGGGCTGCTGTGGCTGGCGCGGGTCGCGCGGCTCGGCTTCCTGGCCGACTTCCTCTCCCGGACGGTCCTGATCGGGTTCCTGGCCGGTGTCGGGTTCCAGGTGGCGGCCGGGCAGATCGGCGGGATGCTGGGGATCCCGAAGAAGAGAGCAGACAGCGCGTTCTTCAGCGGCGACCTGACCAAGCTGGTCAAGACCCTGGCCGACGTCGACGCCGCCTCGTGGCAGACGGCGCTCGTCTCGGCGGCCACGCTCGCGGTCCTGGTCGTGTTCGGGCGCTGGGTGAAGGTGGTTCCGGCGGGTCTCGCCGCCGTGGTCGGGATGATCGCGCTGAGCTGGACCCTCGAATTCCAGGCGCACGACATCGCGGTCCTCGGCCCGGTCCCGAGCGGCTTCCCGAGCATCGGCCTGCCGAGCGGCGTGAGCTGGACCGACGCGGTACGCCTGCTGCCGACCGCGCTCTCGATGTTCTTCGTGATCCTGGCCCAGAGCGCGGCCACCTCCCGCGCGTACGCCGACAAGTACGGTGACCGCTTCGAGGAGAACACCGACCTCTTCGGCCTCGGACTCGCGAACGTCACGGCCGGCTTCACCGGGACCTTCGTCGTCAACGGCAGCCCGACCAAGACCGAGATGGTCGACGAGGCGAAGAGCCGCACCCAGGTCGCCCAACTGACCACGGCGGCCGTGGTCGCGATCGTCCTCCTGCTCCTCACCGAACCACTCCAATATCTGCCGAACGCGGTGCTCTCGACCGTCGTGTTCCTGATCGGCCTCAAGCTGATCGCGGTCAACAGTCTGCGCAAGGTGTACGCCCTGCGCCGCGACGAGTTCTGGGTCGCGGTCCTGACCACGGTGGTCGTGGTCATGGTCGGCGTCGAGCAAGGCATCGTGCTCGCGATGTTCCTGTCCCTCGTCGCCCACGTCAGACGCCATTACGCCCCTCACGACACCGTCCTGACCTGGGACGAACGCGGCCAGATGAAGCTGACGAAGGCGGCACCCGGCAGGACGACCGAACCAGGCCTCGTCATCTACCGCTTCGGCGTCGGCATCTTCTACGCCAACGCGGCCCGCCTGTCGGCCGAGGTGATGTCCCTCGTCACCGTCCCCGACCCGCCCCGCTGGCTGGTCCTCGAGGCCGACGCCATCGACGACGTCGATTACACCGGCGCCCAAACCTTGCTTGAACTGGCCGACCGCCTGAAACAACGCGGCATCGTCTTCGCGGTAGCAGCAGCCAACGAAGACGTCCGCCGGCAACTCGACCACTTCGGCCTCACCGAAAAGATCGGCGCCGACCACTACTTCACCACCGCCCTGGAAGCCCGCGACGCCTACCGCGCGCAGTGA
- the ppk2 gene encoding polyphosphate kinase 2: MKNSEYKPELRRLHGELVALQEWIKSSGAKVCVVFEGRDTAGKGGTIKRITERVSPRVFRVVALPAPTEREKSQMYLQRYVPHLPAAGEVVIFDRSWYNRAGVERVMGFCTPHETDRFLEQVPSVEKAMVDSGILLLKYWLEVGPEEQTRRLESRIEDPRKIWKLSDMDLLSYSRWFDYSRARDAMFAATDTAWAPWHVVHTDDKKSGRLNLINHLLSQIPYTPLVPRDIELPERQERAGYVEPSTSPRSVPTLF; encoded by the coding sequence ATGAAGAACAGCGAGTACAAACCGGAGCTGCGGCGGCTGCACGGCGAGCTCGTCGCCCTGCAGGAGTGGATCAAGTCCTCCGGCGCGAAGGTCTGCGTCGTGTTCGAGGGCCGGGACACCGCGGGCAAGGGAGGCACGATCAAGCGGATCACCGAGCGGGTCAGCCCTCGGGTGTTCCGGGTCGTCGCCCTGCCCGCGCCGACGGAGCGGGAGAAGTCGCAGATGTACCTGCAGCGGTACGTGCCGCATCTTCCGGCCGCGGGCGAGGTGGTGATCTTCGACCGCAGTTGGTACAACCGGGCGGGCGTCGAGCGGGTGATGGGCTTCTGCACGCCGCACGAGACCGACCGGTTCCTCGAACAGGTGCCGTCCGTCGAGAAGGCGATGGTCGACTCGGGCATCCTGCTGCTCAAGTACTGGCTCGAGGTCGGCCCGGAGGAACAGACGCGGCGGCTGGAGAGCCGGATCGAGGACCCGCGGAAGATCTGGAAGCTGTCCGACATGGACCTCTTGTCCTACAGCCGCTGGTTCGACTACTCGCGGGCCAGGGACGCGATGTTCGCCGCGACCGACACCGCCTGGGCGCCCTGGCACGTCGTGCACACCGACGACAAGAAGAGCGGCCGGCTCAACCTGATCAACCACCTGCTGAGCCAGATCCCGTACACGCCGCTGGTCCCGCGCGACATCGAACTCCCGGAGCGCCAGGAACGCGCCGGCTACGTCGAGCCGAGCACGTCCCCCAGGTCAGTCCCGACGCTGTTCTGA
- a CDS encoding MDR family MFS transporter gives MPTTDAETAGPPRFRDALRGLPARVWIISLGILVNRVGNFLPVFIVLYLTGRGYSAGAAGFVLGVSGLGNVLGNAVGGSLTDRIGRRWTIVLSAVPTAGLTAIVPFAGPFPVIVTVVGLIGVTSQIYRPAAAAVLVDSVTTDQQRLAAFAVFRFAMNIGAALGGVIGGMLASTSYVELFLGNAAACLLFGVVIAILLRDAPQSKTGTGAPAEDEAKAGYRQALRDRALLRFLVMTLIAEFVYIQSTVGLPLHVSDVGLSARDFGLLIGLNGLVVLALELPITGLVSRYRLEYVLAVGNLLIGIGLALTGLTTTMTLLAMTVLLWTFGEMMSSSVANAYLAGLTPPRMVGRYQGLYFTAYTAGTGAGPLIGGSVYALGPWALWILVAAAGILAAYLCLPRRRGRLSRARWTGVQGR, from the coding sequence ATGCCGACGACCGACGCCGAGACGGCGGGGCCGCCGCGGTTCCGGGATGCGCTGCGCGGGTTGCCGGCCCGGGTCTGGATCATCAGTCTCGGGATCCTGGTCAACCGGGTCGGCAACTTCCTCCCGGTCTTCATCGTCCTGTACCTGACCGGGCGCGGGTACTCCGCCGGGGCCGCGGGGTTCGTGCTGGGGGTGTCCGGCCTCGGCAACGTGCTCGGCAACGCCGTCGGCGGCTCCCTGACGGACCGGATCGGCCGGCGCTGGACCATCGTGCTCTCCGCGGTACCGACCGCCGGGCTGACCGCGATCGTGCCGTTCGCCGGACCGTTCCCGGTCATCGTCACGGTGGTCGGCCTGATCGGCGTGACCTCGCAGATCTACCGGCCGGCCGCGGCCGCGGTCCTGGTGGACTCCGTGACGACCGACCAGCAGCGGCTCGCCGCGTTCGCGGTGTTCCGGTTCGCGATGAACATCGGTGCCGCGCTGGGTGGCGTCATCGGCGGAATGCTGGCGAGCACGTCGTACGTCGAACTCTTCCTCGGCAACGCCGCCGCCTGTCTGCTGTTCGGCGTGGTCATCGCGATCCTGCTCCGGGACGCGCCGCAGTCCAAGACCGGAACGGGCGCTCCCGCAGAGGACGAGGCGAAGGCGGGGTACCGGCAAGCACTCCGCGATCGAGCCCTCCTGCGGTTCCTGGTGATGACCCTGATCGCCGAGTTCGTCTACATCCAGTCCACCGTCGGCCTGCCCCTGCACGTCAGCGACGTCGGGTTGAGCGCGCGCGACTTCGGCCTGCTCATCGGGCTCAACGGTCTCGTGGTGCTCGCCCTGGAACTCCCCATCACCGGCCTGGTCTCCCGGTACCGGCTGGAGTACGTCCTTGCTGTCGGCAACCTCCTGATCGGGATCGGGCTCGCCCTGACCGGGTTGACGACCACGATGACCCTGTTGGCGATGACGGTGCTGCTGTGGACGTTCGGCGAGATGATGTCCAGCTCCGTCGCGAACGCGTACCTGGCCGGCCTGACCCCACCCCGGATGGTCGGGCGGTACCAGGGCCTGTACTTCACCGCGTACACGGCCGGTACCGGAGCCGGCCCCCTCATCGGCGGCAGCGTGTACGCCCTTGGCCCCTGGGCACTGTGGATCCTCGTCGCCGCGGCAGGGATCCTCGCCGCATACCTCTGCCTGCCACGGCGCCGCGGTCGTCTCAGCCGAGCCCGATGGACTGGTGTTCAGGGTCGATGA
- a CDS encoding NAD-dependent epimerase/dehydratase family protein — translation MILVTGGLGMIGAHTARALVELGHEVVVTSHRRAEVPSFLAGRVAVESLDVTDRAAFLALADRYAVTEIVHLAGSIPAGSPVDFFRTDLAGLLNALDAARTWGVRRFAVASSLGVYLGQGEIPWHEGLALPTAELPHLIIAYKKAVEPLTTHSLQGTGVQPVVLRIGTIWGPLVDPESQFFYFPPYLSAVLRGESPQPLSADDGGDSCYAPDAGRAIALLTTAPTLRYDTYNVSSGRPYTNREFAEALAAAGYHLDLIPGRTSPGDNPYLDITRLTEDTGFTPAYDLTKAVADYVAWRTDNAR, via the coding sequence ATGATCCTCGTCACCGGCGGCCTCGGCATGATCGGCGCCCACACGGCCCGCGCCCTCGTCGAGCTCGGCCACGAGGTGGTGGTCACGTCCCACCGGCGCGCCGAGGTCCCGTCGTTCCTGGCCGGCCGGGTCGCCGTGGAGTCCCTCGACGTCACCGACCGCGCCGCGTTCCTCGCCCTCGCCGATCGGTACGCCGTGACCGAGATCGTCCACCTGGCCGGCTCGATCCCGGCCGGGAGTCCGGTCGACTTCTTCCGGACGGACCTGGCCGGCCTGCTCAACGCGCTCGACGCCGCGCGGACCTGGGGTGTCCGCCGGTTCGCCGTCGCGAGCAGCCTCGGCGTGTACCTCGGCCAGGGCGAGATCCCTTGGCACGAAGGGCTCGCGCTGCCGACCGCGGAGCTGCCGCACCTGATCATCGCGTACAAGAAGGCCGTGGAACCGCTGACCACGCACAGCCTGCAGGGGACCGGCGTACAACCGGTGGTCCTGCGCATCGGCACGATCTGGGGCCCGCTGGTCGACCCGGAATCACAGTTCTTCTACTTCCCGCCGTACCTCAGCGCCGTACTCCGTGGGGAGTCACCGCAGCCGTTGTCCGCGGACGACGGCGGCGACAGCTGCTACGCGCCCGACGCGGGTCGCGCGATCGCCTTGCTGACCACGGCGCCGACCCTGCGGTACGACACGTACAACGTCTCCAGCGGCCGCCCCTACACGAACCGCGAGTTCGCCGAAGCGCTGGCGGCGGCCGGGTACCACCTTGACCTGATTCCGGGCCGGACCAGCCCGGGCGACAACCCGTACCTCGACATCACCAGGCTCACCGAGGACACCGGATTCACCCCCGCGTACGACCTCACCAAGGCCGTTGCCGACTACGTCGCCTGGCGCACCGACAACGCTCGCTGA
- a CDS encoding dihydrofolate reductase family protein, with product MSKVLSAHAVSVDGYISGRTPDGVEEFGRGLGDAPMLFDWYMDGDTPSETFNGFKLSEPSARFFDAAASRVGATVAGRTTYQHSSNFGGGAPHPTAPLFVLSHGPVAGISEQQTLVTTGIEDAVAAARKVAGDKDVAIMGGGALTSALAADLVDEVILHQVPILLGGGRSFFQEVPKHVRLRLIEVIPAPGVTHLHYEVLR from the coding sequence ATGAGCAAGGTCCTGAGCGCCCACGCCGTCTCGGTCGACGGCTACATCAGCGGGCGGACCCCCGACGGCGTGGAGGAGTTCGGCCGCGGTCTCGGCGACGCCCCGATGCTCTTCGACTGGTACATGGACGGCGACACCCCGAGCGAGACGTTCAACGGGTTCAAGCTGAGCGAGCCGAGCGCCCGCTTCTTCGACGCTGCCGCGAGCCGGGTCGGAGCGACGGTCGCCGGCCGTACCACGTACCAGCACTCCAGCAACTTCGGCGGCGGCGCACCGCATCCGACGGCGCCGCTGTTCGTCCTCAGCCACGGGCCGGTGGCCGGGATCAGCGAGCAGCAGACGCTGGTCACCACGGGCATCGAGGACGCGGTCGCGGCGGCCCGCAAGGTTGCCGGGGACAAGGATGTCGCGATCATGGGTGGCGGCGCGCTGACGTCGGCGCTGGCCGCCGACCTGGTCGACGAGGTGATCCTGCACCAGGTCCCGATCCTGCTCGGCGGTGGCCGCAGCTTCTTCCAGGAGGTCCCGAAGCACGTCCGGCTGCGCCTGATCGAGGTGATCCCGGCCCCTGGCGTCACCCACCTCCACTACGAGGTGCTCCGATGA